One genomic region from Euzebya tangerina encodes:
- a CDS encoding molybdenum cofactor biosynthesis protein MoaE has protein sequence MTRLHTAISTDPLSLDDAHAFVADPAAGASVTFTGVVRDHAIDDAEHGDGSGERRAVTGLDYEAYESAAEQRLAELAAQVAERWPDLCAAWAVHRTGSLAIGDTAVVVAVSSPHRDTAFEAGRHFIDTLKATVPIWKKEHWADGGYHWPGTD, from the coding sequence ATGACCCGGCTGCACACCGCCATCTCCACCGACCCGCTGAGCCTGGACGACGCGCACGCCTTCGTCGCCGACCCGGCCGCCGGTGCCAGCGTCACCTTTACCGGTGTCGTCCGTGACCACGCCATCGATGATGCCGAGCACGGCGACGGCTCCGGCGAGCGGCGTGCCGTCACCGGTCTGGACTACGAGGCGTACGAGTCCGCGGCCGAGCAGCGACTCGCGGAGCTCGCGGCCCAGGTGGCGGAGCGGTGGCCGGATCTGTGCGCGGCGTGGGCGGTTCACCGCACCGGATCCCTGGCCATCGGCGACACCGCCGTGGTCGTGGCGGTGTCAAGCCCTCACCGGGACACGGCGTTCGAGGCGGGCCGCCACTTCATCGACACGCTGAAGGCCACGGTGCCGATCTGGAAGAAGGAGCACTGGGCCGACGGCGGCTACCACTGGCCCGGCACCGACTGA
- a CDS encoding HNH endonuclease signature motif containing protein gives MTTLVARRAYDVTSATGQTAAREVRQQLATATGITESQARPRLATSISLQGNEQVAEAVRAGSLSAVQAEVVADAAEAAPDQTADLLAAARVQSVQDLKRTCRDTRAAADPDPAVTRRRHHRDRSFRAWSQSDGEWKAFLSGPADAGARIEAAIRSTHDQIFKTAHAEGRREQDTAYRFDALLATLEGADADAADPTAPAAAASWPGTAGRGGRQTKVIITVDAAALKRGHAERGETCHIAGVGRVPVEAVKEAIPDAHLAYVIRDAVDATVVHVGRQVTAAQRTALQARGYECEVPECRSTHLLEIDHTTDWAISRQTRLDQLAWLCRHHHRDKTRGTHRLTGPPGHRHWIQTNPPDTRDSPPEPAGRSVGAQSTAPAAQPSLLDTKTHHAGSDAADPANTNRQDADRPAVTPVGSDSSTRTSSQGQRSARYRQAAFRNRGLQLGRQHRNQPWIGHWHGQAIHCDGNPSPTADQPSPHRQRLLHQHGWIPHRLDRESPHDQAVTQSPGAAARHR, from the coding sequence ATGACCACCCTGGTCGCCCGCCGCGCCTACGACGTGACCTCTGCGACCGGGCAGACCGCAGCACGCGAGGTGCGGCAGCAGCTGGCCACGGCAACAGGCATCACCGAGTCGCAGGCGCGCCCGCGGCTGGCCACCTCGATCAGCCTGCAGGGCAACGAGCAGGTTGCCGAGGCAGTGCGTGCGGGCAGCCTGTCCGCGGTCCAGGCCGAGGTGGTAGCTGATGCGGCCGAGGCCGCCCCTGACCAGACCGCTGACCTGCTGGCGGCGGCTCGGGTGCAGTCGGTGCAGGATCTGAAACGGACCTGTCGGGACACCCGTGCTGCTGCTGACCCTGACCCCGCAGTAACCCGACGTCGGCATCACCGTGACCGGTCCTTCCGGGCGTGGTCACAGTCCGATGGGGAGTGGAAGGCGTTCCTGTCAGGTCCGGCGGATGCCGGTGCCCGGATCGAAGCAGCCATCCGCAGCACCCACGACCAGATCTTCAAGACCGCACACGCCGAGGGGCGGCGGGAGCAGGACACCGCCTACCGGTTCGATGCCCTGCTGGCCACCCTCGAAGGCGCCGATGCTGATGCCGCTGATCCAACTGCACCGGCGGCCGCGGCATCATGGCCCGGGACAGCTGGCCGGGGTGGTCGGCAGACCAAGGTGATCATCACCGTTGACGCCGCGGCGTTGAAGCGTGGCCATGCTGAGCGTGGTGAGACCTGCCACATCGCCGGGGTTGGGCGGGTACCCGTCGAGGCAGTCAAGGAGGCCATCCCTGACGCCCACCTTGCCTACGTCATCCGTGACGCCGTGGACGCGACCGTGGTGCATGTCGGTCGGCAGGTCACGGCGGCCCAGCGCACCGCCCTACAAGCCCGCGGCTATGAGTGCGAGGTCCCCGAGTGCCGGTCGACCCATCTGTTGGAGATCGACCACACCACGGACTGGGCGATATCGAGACAGACCCGTCTGGACCAGCTCGCCTGGCTGTGCCGTCATCATCACCGCGACAAGACTCGCGGCACTCACCGGCTGACCGGCCCACCCGGCCACCGCCACTGGATCCAGACCAACCCTCCCGACACCCGGGACAGCCCACCTGAGCCTGCTGGCCGGTCGGTTGGCGCACAGTCAACCGCGCCGGCCGCACAACCATCACTCCTCGACACCAAGACTCACCATGCTGGGAGCGACGCCGCCGATCCGGCGAACACAAATCGACAAGACGCTGATCGACCAGCCGTGACGCCGGTTGGATCCGACAGCTCAACCCGGACAAGCAGTCAGGGGCAGCGGTCAGCGCGGTACCGGCAGGCCGCCTTCCGCAACCGCGGACTGCAACTCGGTCGGCAACACCGCAACCAACCATGGATCGGGCACTGGCACGGCCAAGCCATCCACTGCGACGGCAACCCCAGCCCGACGGCGGACCAACCCTCCCCACACCGCCAGCGACTCCTCCACCAGCACGGCTGGATCCCCCACCGGCTCGACCGAGAGTCTCCCCACGACCAGGCGGTTACTCAGTCCCCAGGAGCAGCGGCTCGACACAGGTGA
- a CDS encoding MFS transporter — protein sequence MADHDNDNMNGFGSLWLATGGANLADGILLAGLPVLATLATTDPARVAGVQTVFMGALAISALPAGVLADRGDRRSILVSSNVVRATLLAGLALLARDQTLLLVVYAVAALGATCEMVNDVTAETATPSLVTPERLATAHSRLGATQIVMNAGVGAPVGAVLAGSSVLLALGIPAALYGIAAGLCRRVRLAPREVIGSAEASDSLKGDVRAGFAAIWGDRVLRRIAICAALQNMANTAIFAIAVLLVIGPMGLPRSLYGGALTALAVGGAVGGWAADRVLRLLGYAWLLRAGALAIGLGYGVVFMTVDPAMSLVALLIVSAVGVCWNVATRVLRQDRVAADLLGRAAVSMKLVALCAAPIGGLVAGLTADRLGVRSVGWVTLAAGVTATAVIWRVDADMDGSDRSR from the coding sequence ATGGCCGACCACGACAACGACAACATGAACGGGTTCGGTTCGCTATGGCTGGCCACGGGCGGTGCCAACCTTGCGGACGGCATCCTGCTGGCAGGATTGCCGGTCCTCGCCACCCTGGCGACGACGGACCCGGCCCGAGTTGCGGGTGTTCAGACGGTCTTCATGGGTGCACTCGCCATTTCCGCACTTCCGGCCGGAGTACTCGCCGACCGTGGTGACCGTCGAAGCATCTTGGTCTCCTCGAACGTTGTTCGGGCGACCCTGCTCGCAGGCCTCGCACTCTTGGCACGCGACCAGACGCTGCTGCTTGTCGTCTATGCGGTCGCAGCGCTTGGCGCGACCTGTGAGATGGTCAACGACGTCACGGCTGAGACCGCCACGCCGTCGCTCGTCACACCCGAACGCCTGGCAACAGCACACAGCCGGTTGGGCGCCACGCAGATCGTCATGAATGCGGGGGTGGGTGCGCCAGTTGGTGCCGTTCTGGCCGGAAGCAGCGTCCTACTCGCACTGGGCATCCCAGCGGCCTTGTACGGCATCGCGGCTGGGCTCTGCCGCCGAGTGCGACTTGCCCCGCGCGAGGTCATTGGATCGGCTGAAGCCTCCGACTCCCTCAAGGGAGACGTCAGAGCGGGCTTCGCCGCCATCTGGGGTGATCGGGTCCTCCGCAGAATCGCGATCTGCGCCGCTCTGCAGAACATGGCCAATACCGCAATCTTCGCCATCGCCGTGCTCCTGGTCATCGGGCCGATGGGACTACCTAGGTCGCTCTACGGCGGCGCACTGACAGCTCTGGCCGTCGGAGGCGCCGTTGGGGGTTGGGCTGCCGACCGCGTCCTCAGACTGCTGGGCTATGCGTGGTTGCTACGAGCCGGCGCACTCGCCATCGGCCTTGGGTACGGGGTGGTCTTCATGACGGTCGACCCGGCGATGTCTCTCGTCGCACTGCTGATCGTCAGTGCTGTCGGCGTGTGCTGGAACGTCGCAACTCGAGTGCTGCGCCAAGATCGAGTGGCCGCGGACCTTCTGGGCCGAGCAGCCGTTTCCATGAAGCTGGTCGCGCTGTGCGCCGCACCAATCGGCGGACTTGTGGCCGGGCTGACCGCGGATCGGCTGGGGGTGCGCAGCGTCGGATGGGTCACGCTGGCGGCCGGTGTTACGGCCACGGCCGTGATCTGGCGTGTCGATGCCGACATGGATGGATCAGATCGATCGAGATAG
- a CDS encoding NAD-dependent epimerase/dehydratase family protein, translating into MARVAVVGAGNPLGLAVLTELAASQPAWERLAVDVESQPTVPPLTQVVQADIRDRTLGQKLRDVDIVIHLPAVRPTGETPDAGYGRRVRGTQNLLRAAAQADVRHVVVVIGGAVYGAHPHRVEPLDPSAALAANPGLPAAMHQQLVCEEVDRWAEVHPGVTVTRLRTAAMPGLTDVAGLAGRLLAPRLLVPTDPEVRWQFATARDVATAVVLVAEQTLDGTFNVACPGSLPTTAVADLTGQVIMPLDPTALESLVSRGRRLGVPGAAGDVLPFLRWPPVLEVAALQARGWSPQDTNESALRAFLAAHADVTAVGPWRLRRAGLRQALLGAAGLLTVAGWRMIRG; encoded by the coding sequence ATGGCCCGCGTCGCAGTGGTGGGGGCGGGCAATCCCCTGGGCCTGGCGGTACTCACCGAACTGGCGGCGTCCCAACCGGCCTGGGAGCGGCTTGCGGTGGATGTGGAGTCGCAGCCGACCGTCCCACCGCTCACCCAGGTCGTCCAGGCCGACATCAGAGATCGCACCCTGGGGCAGAAGCTGCGCGATGTGGACATCGTGATCCACCTGCCCGCGGTCCGGCCGACCGGCGAGACGCCTGACGCGGGCTACGGACGGCGTGTGCGGGGCACCCAGAACCTGCTCCGCGCGGCCGCGCAGGCCGACGTGCGCCACGTCGTCGTGGTCATCGGTGGCGCGGTGTACGGCGCCCACCCACACCGGGTCGAACCGCTGGATCCCAGCGCCGCGCTCGCGGCCAACCCGGGGTTGCCCGCGGCGATGCACCAGCAACTGGTCTGCGAGGAGGTGGACCGGTGGGCCGAGGTCCATCCCGGCGTGACCGTGACTCGCCTGCGAACAGCGGCCATGCCGGGTCTGACCGACGTGGCGGGCCTGGCTGGTCGGCTGCTGGCCCCTCGCCTCCTGGTGCCGACGGACCCGGAGGTGCGGTGGCAGTTCGCCACGGCCCGCGACGTCGCCACCGCGGTCGTCCTCGTGGCCGAGCAGACCCTGGACGGCACCTTCAACGTGGCCTGCCCGGGGTCGCTTCCGACCACCGCGGTGGCTGACCTCACCGGTCAGGTCATCATGCCGCTGGACCCGACGGCGCTCGAGTCCCTGGTCAGTCGGGGCCGCCGCCTCGGTGTGCCCGGGGCTGCGGGTGACGTGTTGCCCTTCCTGCGCTGGCCGCCCGTGCTCGAGGTGGCCGCACTGCAGGCTCGCGGCTGGAGCCCGCAGGACACCAACGAGTCGGCGCTGCGCGCCTTCCTGGCCGCTCATGCGGATGTGACCGCGGTGGGCCCGTGGCGCTTGCGCCGCGCGGGGCTCCGCCAGGCGCTCCTCGGGGCCGCAGGTTTGCTGACCGTGGCCGGGTGGCGGATGATTCGAGGATGA
- a CDS encoding DivIVA domain-containing protein, with amino-acid sequence MLTPEEIHSREFLVSLRGYDRDEVDAFLGEVAEAFSQLLEETGGAAADVDTDEPAAETDAESEEVAQPQPAAAAPASESPFAAIGAETQRILDAAQEAADEIRKKAQTEAEEAREEALAAAQKEVAFLREQASATQDQIDALVARRSELAQRLEQARETVEVALHELEENVEEAAATDASNSVLAEAAEPDAADSDTATATDTSEDEE; translated from the coding sequence GTGCTGACTCCAGAGGAGATCCATTCACGAGAGTTCCTCGTGTCCCTTCGTGGGTACGACCGGGACGAGGTCGACGCCTTCCTGGGCGAGGTCGCCGAAGCCTTCTCCCAGCTGCTGGAGGAGACCGGCGGCGCCGCGGCCGACGTGGACACCGACGAACCTGCAGCCGAGACGGACGCCGAGTCGGAGGAGGTCGCCCAGCCCCAGCCGGCCGCGGCAGCACCAGCTTCGGAGTCACCGTTCGCCGCGATCGGCGCGGAGACCCAGCGCATCCTCGACGCGGCCCAGGAGGCCGCCGACGAGATCCGCAAGAAGGCGCAGACCGAGGCTGAGGAGGCCCGCGAGGAGGCCCTTGCAGCCGCCCAGAAGGAAGTTGCCTTCCTCCGCGAGCAGGCCAGCGCCACCCAGGATCAGATCGACGCACTGGTCGCCCGCCGGTCCGAGCTGGCCCAGAGACTCGAGCAGGCACGCGAGACCGTCGAGGTCGCCTTGCACGAACTGGAGGAGAACGTTGAGGAGGCAGCTGCCACCGACGCGAGCAACTCCGTGCTGGCCGAGGCCGCCGAGCCAGATGCCGCTGACAGCGACACCGCCACTGCCACCGACACCTCGGAGGACGAGGAGTAG
- a CDS encoding winged helix-turn-helix domain-containing protein, producing the protein MADERPSHPGESRRLTTTMLQALAHPIRFRLLEMLQLGGAATASMLARELGESSGTTSYHLRQLAAADLIREADELGDARDRWWEAVGGWTIDDDHDSEDDRGDVDIIFDQSVGARVARLRTWQAHRREWGKRWRDSTTLSFRWMALTPDEMWSLANELAEVAERYKGLRDRDNPPPGTAKVIVQTDVYPFGHPQDDPG; encoded by the coding sequence ATGGCCGATGAACGCCCCTCTCACCCGGGTGAGTCACGACGCCTCACCACGACGATGCTCCAGGCTCTTGCCCACCCGATCCGCTTTCGCCTCTTGGAGATGTTGCAGCTGGGTGGGGCGGCCACCGCCAGCATGCTGGCCAGGGAACTGGGAGAGTCGAGCGGGACCACCAGCTACCACTTGCGGCAGCTGGCGGCAGCCGACCTGATCAGAGAGGCCGACGAACTCGGCGACGCGCGGGACCGCTGGTGGGAGGCGGTCGGCGGCTGGACGATTGACGACGACCATGACAGCGAGGACGACCGGGGTGACGTCGACATCATCTTCGATCAATCGGTTGGCGCACGGGTCGCGCGGCTACGTACCTGGCAGGCGCATCGACGCGAGTGGGGGAAGCGGTGGAGGGACTCGACGACGCTGTCGTTCCGCTGGATGGCGCTGACGCCAGATGAGATGTGGAGTCTGGCCAACGAACTGGCCGAGGTCGCGGAGCGGTACAAGGGTCTCCGGGACCGCGACAACCCACCACCGGGGACCGCGAAGGTCATCGTCCAGACCGATGTCTACCCCTTCGGCCACCCACAGGATGACCCAGGATGA
- a CDS encoding rod shape-determining protein, which translates to MGADFAIDLGTANTVVWARRRGIVIREPTVVAMDVRSGKVIAAGQRAYDTVATARRPAQLERPLDGGAVTDFAMTASMLRLLFDRLGISRFSRTGVLISVPSGVTPVERDALRDAAKQAGAGRVYLIEEPMAASIGAGMPIQDPVGSMVVDIGGGNTEVAVISLGGVVVSKAVRVGGFDLDLAVQSWVRDHFDIAIGDRTAEELKMALGRAFPAPDGVAAEVRGRDLEGGGARVVRVESEQIRVALEKPTAAIAGVVIDTLSECPPELAQDVMGQGILLVGGGALLEGLDQRIEAETQVTVRVADNPLDAVITGAGAAIDADWDLGTVFGA; encoded by the coding sequence ATGGGCGCAGACTTCGCGATCGACCTCGGCACGGCCAACACCGTCGTCTGGGCGCGGCGCCGCGGCATCGTGATCCGTGAGCCCACGGTCGTTGCGATGGACGTGCGCAGCGGCAAGGTGATCGCGGCTGGCCAGCGGGCCTACGACACCGTTGCCACAGCGCGTCGGCCGGCCCAGCTGGAACGCCCGCTCGACGGTGGCGCCGTCACCGACTTCGCCATGACCGCGTCCATGCTGCGGTTGCTCTTCGACCGCCTGGGGATCAGCCGGTTCAGCCGGACGGGCGTGCTGATCAGCGTCCCGTCGGGGGTCACGCCGGTCGAACGGGATGCGCTGCGGGATGCGGCCAAGCAGGCGGGGGCGGGACGGGTCTATCTGATCGAGGAGCCCATGGCCGCCTCCATCGGCGCGGGGATGCCGATCCAGGATCCGGTCGGCTCCATGGTCGTCGACATCGGTGGGGGCAACACCGAGGTGGCCGTCATCTCCCTCGGCGGCGTGGTCGTCAGCAAAGCCGTCCGGGTCGGTGGCTTCGACCTTGATCTGGCGGTCCAGTCCTGGGTGCGGGACCACTTCGACATCGCGATCGGTGACCGGACCGCAGAGGAGCTCAAGATGGCCCTGGGGCGGGCGTTTCCGGCTCCGGACGGCGTGGCGGCCGAGGTCCGGGGGCGTGACCTGGAGGGCGGTGGCGCACGGGTTGTGCGCGTCGAGTCCGAGCAGATCCGGGTGGCCCTGGAGAAGCCGACTGCAGCCATCGCCGGTGTGGTCATCGACACCCTCTCGGAGTGCCCACCCGAGCTGGCCCAGGACGTGATGGGCCAGGGCATCCTGCTGGTCGGTGGTGGTGCGCTTCTCGAGGGGTTGGACCAGCGAATCGAGGCGGAGACCCAGGTCACGGTCCGCGTCGCCGACAACCCACTGGATGCCGTCATCACCGGTGCCGGCGCCGCCATCGACGCCGACTGGGACCTCGGGACCGTGTTCGGGGCGTGA
- the ccrA gene encoding crotonyl-CoA carboxylase/reductase yields the protein MSTLLDVALSPEATPEAIESTPLPQSMRAAVVRADEVEMFAGLDSSEKDPRKSLHIDEVPIPPLGPNEVLIAPMASALNFNTVWTSIFEPLPTFGFLKRFAREGALGARHDLPYHIVGSDAAAVVVRVGPGVTRWKAGDRVTVHCNYVDMEGPEGHDDSMIDTRQRIWGFETNFGGMADLSMVKANQLMPMPTHLNWEEAACLGLTLATSYRMLVSPNAGGMKQGDIVLIWGATGGLGGFAAQLVANGGGIPICVVSSPEKVQLLNSLGIHTVIDRKAEGYQFWNGEEQNPKEWKRFGSRIREFTGGRDIDIVFEHPGRATFGASVFVTRKGGKIVTCASTSGYNHDYDNRYLWMNLKSIIGSHFANYKEAWEANRLVDLGMIHPILTETFALDDVADAAYAMHTNAHTGKLGVLVGATAEGQGVQDAAKRATLQDELDGWKNLQ from the coding sequence ATGAGCACCCTATTGGACGTCGCCCTCTCCCCCGAGGCGACACCGGAGGCCATCGAGTCCACACCGCTCCCCCAGTCGATGCGTGCTGCCGTCGTCCGAGCAGACGAGGTCGAGATGTTCGCCGGGTTGGACTCCTCGGAGAAGGACCCGCGGAAGTCGCTGCACATCGATGAGGTGCCGATCCCTCCTCTGGGTCCGAACGAGGTCCTGATCGCACCCATGGCCTCCGCCCTCAACTTCAACACCGTGTGGACCTCGATCTTCGAGCCCCTGCCCACGTTCGGCTTCCTCAAGCGCTTCGCGCGCGAAGGTGCGCTGGGGGCGCGCCACGATCTCCCGTACCACATCGTCGGCTCTGACGCGGCCGCCGTCGTGGTGCGCGTCGGCCCGGGGGTGACTCGGTGGAAGGCCGGCGATCGGGTGACCGTCCACTGCAACTACGTCGACATGGAGGGCCCCGAGGGGCATGACGACTCCATGATCGACACGCGCCAGCGGATCTGGGGCTTCGAGACCAACTTCGGGGGCATGGCCGACCTCAGCATGGTCAAGGCCAACCAGCTGATGCCGATGCCGACCCACCTGAACTGGGAGGAGGCCGCCTGCCTGGGCCTGACCCTGGCGACCTCCTACCGCATGCTGGTCAGCCCCAACGCGGGTGGCATGAAGCAGGGCGACATCGTCCTGATCTGGGGTGCGACCGGGGGGCTCGGCGGGTTCGCGGCGCAGCTGGTGGCCAACGGCGGCGGGATCCCGATCTGTGTGGTCTCCTCCCCCGAGAAGGTGCAGTTGCTCAACTCCCTCGGGATCCACACCGTGATCGACCGCAAAGCCGAGGGCTATCAGTTCTGGAACGGCGAAGAGCAGAACCCCAAGGAGTGGAAGCGGTTCGGCAGCCGGATCCGCGAGTTCACGGGTGGACGGGACATCGACATCGTCTTCGAGCACCCGGGGCGCGCCACCTTCGGCGCGAGTGTCTTCGTGACCCGCAAGGGCGGCAAGATCGTCACGTGTGCGTCGACGTCGGGCTACAACCACGACTACGACAACCGCTACCTGTGGATGAACCTGAAGTCGATCATCGGCTCGCACTTCGCCAACTACAAGGAGGCGTGGGAAGCCAACCGGCTGGTCGACCTCGGCATGATCCACCCGATCCTCACCGAGACCTTCGCGCTGGACGACGTGGCGGACGCCGCCTACGCCATGCACACCAATGCCCACACGGGGAAGCTCGGGGTGCTGGTGGGCGCCACCGCGGAGGGGCAGGGCGTGCAGGACGCCGCCAAGCGGGCGACCTTGCAGGACGAGCTGGACGGCTGGAAGAACCTGCAGTAG
- a CDS encoding zinc-dependent metalloprotease translates to MSDNDSGFGFDPQDFANIPLFKELSKLMSWQGGAVNWDFARQTAAGIAGEPRLAIGVDADGEAWADAVRVAESWLDPHTTLDAVPGPALALTAQEWVERAAGPGGIAVYVEPIATGMQKALAEGLADQLPGGMAGLGGMSGAMNPITAMLTGMQVGTIAGHLADQLLGSYSLTVPTLPTNIVATVGDQAGLLARSHDISSDEMRFWLALRECIHRRVFEGAEWVMPHLTQQMEEFAAAAEFDPSGLVEQMGGLGNLGPEMLSDPEAMQRMAEEAGAGIEPSDRQRDILARLQALVSLIAGYADVLVDRAGTGKLPNLERIEAATLTERGQQGKGEQFLTQLVGLDLRPADIGAGRVFCEAVLAARGPQGLDVVWSDAVHLPTPAEIAEPSRWLLRLAADEATGAISVEEAASGQDVLEDLEVPDDLAGLDDL, encoded by the coding sequence ATGTCCGACAACGACTCCGGCTTCGGCTTCGATCCGCAGGACTTCGCCAACATCCCGCTCTTCAAGGAGCTGAGCAAGCTGATGTCCTGGCAAGGAGGAGCCGTGAACTGGGACTTCGCCCGGCAGACGGCCGCCGGCATCGCCGGCGAGCCCCGCCTGGCGATCGGCGTTGATGCTGACGGAGAAGCCTGGGCCGACGCCGTCCGGGTCGCGGAGTCGTGGCTGGATCCCCACACGACGCTCGACGCGGTCCCCGGTCCCGCGCTGGCCCTCACGGCACAGGAGTGGGTCGAGCGCGCTGCCGGGCCCGGCGGCATCGCCGTCTACGTCGAGCCCATCGCCACCGGCATGCAGAAGGCGCTGGCCGAGGGCCTGGCCGACCAACTTCCGGGTGGCATGGCGGGTCTTGGCGGCATGTCCGGCGCCATGAACCCGATCACCGCGATGCTGACGGGCATGCAGGTCGGCACGATCGCAGGCCACCTGGCCGACCAGCTGCTGGGCTCCTACAGCCTGACCGTTCCCACCCTGCCGACGAACATCGTGGCAACGGTGGGCGACCAGGCAGGGCTGTTGGCCCGAAGCCACGACATCTCGAGCGACGAGATGCGGTTCTGGCTGGCGCTGCGCGAGTGCATTCACCGGCGCGTGTTCGAGGGTGCCGAGTGGGTGATGCCCCATCTAACGCAGCAGATGGAGGAGTTCGCCGCGGCCGCGGAGTTCGACCCCTCCGGTCTGGTCGAGCAGATGGGCGGCCTCGGCAACCTCGGGCCAGAGATGCTCAGTGACCCTGAGGCCATGCAGCGGATGGCCGAAGAGGCCGGCGCGGGCATCGAGCCGAGTGATCGGCAGCGCGACATCCTCGCCAGGCTGCAGGCCCTGGTCTCGCTGATCGCCGGGTACGCCGATGTCCTGGTGGACCGCGCCGGAACCGGGAAGCTGCCGAACCTCGAGCGAATCGAAGCCGCCACGCTCACTGAGCGTGGGCAGCAGGGCAAGGGCGAGCAGTTCCTGACCCAACTGGTGGGACTGGACCTTCGACCCGCCGACATCGGTGCCGGTCGCGTGTTCTGCGAGGCGGTCCTGGCAGCACGGGGGCCGCAGGGCCTGGACGTCGTCTGGAGCGATGCCGTCCACCTGCCCACACCCGCCGAGATCGCCGAGCCGAGCCGCTGGCTCCTGCGCCTGGCTGCGGACGAGGCCACGGGCGCCATCTCGGTCGAGGAGGCGGCTTCAGGACAGGACGTTCTGGAGGATCTGGAGGTGCCGGACGACCTCGCCGGCCTGGATGATCTGTAG